The genomic window CACCACGAAAATCATGAACACGGTGACCACGACGATGATGGGCACGATCACGAAGATCATCACAATCATCATGATCATCATGGCATTCTGACAGCGTGGAAGGATCTATATTTCCCTCCAGTTTGTGGCCAATTTGAAAGCACGAATGAAAAACCCATCACATTCCAACCCGGTCGACCGACGATACCAAACGGTGAGTGCGCTAAAAACGAGATCTATAGCGAATAAATATTGACACTTTGGTAAATTATACGTACGTGCAATTTTTTGGGAAACTAGCGCCGTCGCAAGGTGGTGATGGGGAACCATCTCGTCCCGTGGGATTTCCTGCTAGACCTGGAACACCAGGCTCACCGGGGACTGCTGCACAACCCGGATACCCAGGCACACCCGGCAGGCCCGGAACTCCAGATACACCGGCAATTCCAGCTCAACCAGGATATCCTGGCACACCTGGCAGACCTGGCACCCCTGGTACTCCGGCAATCCCAGCTCAACCAGGGTACCCAGGCACACCCGGCAGACCTGGCACACCTGGTACTCCAGCAATCCCAGCTCAACCAGGATACCCCGGCACACCCGGTAGACCTGGCACCCCCGGTACTCCGGCAATCCCAGCTCAACCGGGATACCCCGGCACACCCGGTAGACCCGGAACGCCAGGAACACCGGCAATCCCAGCTCAACCAGGATACCCCGGCACACCCGGCAGACCTGGCACCCCCGGTACTCCAGCAATCCCAGCACAACCGGGATACCCCGGCACACCCGGCAGACCTGGCACCCCTGGTACTCCGGCAATCCCAGCTCAACCAGGATACCCCGGCACACCCGGCAGACCCGGAACTCCAGGAACACCGGCAATTCCAGCTCAACCAGGATACCCCGGCACACCCGGCAGACCTGGCACCCCTGGTACTCCGGCAATCCCAGCTCAACCAGGGTACCCAGGCACACCCGGCAGACCTGGCACACCTGGTACTCCAGCAATCCCAGCTCAACCGGGATACCCCGGCACACCCGGTAAACCCGGAACTCCAGGAACACCAGCGATTCCAGCTCAACCAGGATACCCCGGCACACCCGGCAGACCTGGCACCCCTGGTACTCCAGCAATCCCAGCTCAACCAGGATACCCCGGCACACCCGGCAGACCCGGAACGCCAGGAACACCGGCAATCCCAGCTCAACCAGGATACCCCGGCACACCCGGTAGACCTGGCACCCCCGGTACTCCGGCAATCCCAGCTCAACCGGGATATCCAGGCACACCCGGCAGACCCGGAACTCCAGGAACACCGGCAATTCCAGCTCAACCAGGATACCCCGGCACACCCGGCAGACCGGGCACCCCTGGTACTCCAGCGATCCCAGCTCAACCAGGATACCCCGGCACACCCGGCAGACCCGGAACTCCAGGAACACCGGCAATTCCAGCTCAACCAGGATACCCCGGCACACCCGGCAGACCGGGCACCCCTGGTACTCCAGCGATCCCAGCTCAACCAGGATACCCTGGCACACCTGGCAGACCTGGCACCCCTGGTACTCCGGCAATCCCAGCTCAACCAGGATACCCTGGCACACCCGGCAGACCTGGAACGCCAGGAACACCGGCAATTCCAGCTCAACCAGGATACCCCGGCACACCCGGCAGACCGGGCACCCCTGGTACTCCAGCGATCCCAGCTCAACCAGGATACCCTGGCACACCTGGCAGACCTGGCACCCCTGGTACTCCGGCAATCCCAGCTCAACCAGGATACCCTGGCACACCCGGCAGACCTGGAACGCCAGGAACACCGGCAATCCCAGCTCAACCGGGATACCCCGGCACACCCGGTAGACCCGGAACGCCAGGAACACCGGCAATCCCAGCTCAACCAGGATACCCCGGCACACCCGGCAGACCCGGAACTCCAGGAACACCGGCAATCCCAGCTCAACCAGGATACCCCGGCACACCCGGTAGACCTGGCACCCCCGGTACTCCGGCAATCCCAGCTCAACCGGGATACCCCGGCACACCCGGTAGACCCGGAACGCCAGGAACACCGGCAATTCCAGCTCAACCAGGATACCCCGGCACACCCGGTAAACCCGGAACGCCAGGAACACCGGCAATCCCAGCTCAACCAGGATACCCCGGCACACCCGGCAGACCTGGCACCCCCGGTACTCCAGCAATCCCAGCTCAACCGGGATACCCCGGCACACCCGGCAGACCTGGCACCCCTGGTACTCCAGCAATCCCAGCTCAACCAGGATACCCAGGCACACCCGGCAGACCTGGCACACCTGGTACTCCGGCAATCCCAGCTCAACCGGGATATCCAGGCACACCCGGCAGACCGGGCACCCCTGGTACTCCAGCGATCCCAGCTCAACCAGGATACCCTGGCACACCTGGCAGACCTGGCACCCCTGGTACTCCGGCAATCCCAGCTCAACCAGGATACCCAGGCACACCCGGCAGACCTGGCACCCCTGGTACTCCAGCGATCCCAGCTCAACCAGGATATCCCGGCACACCCGGCAGACCTGGCACCCCTGGTACTCCGGCAATTCCAGCTCAACCAGGATACCCCGGCACACCCGGCAGACCGGGCACCCCTGGTACTCCAGCGATCCCAGCTCAACCAGGATACCCTGGCACACCTGGCAGACCTGGCACCCCTGGTACTCCGGCAATCCCAGCTCAACCAGGATACCCAGGCACACCCGGCAGACCTGGAACGCCAGGAACACCGGCAATCCCAGCTCAACCGGGATACCCCGGCACACCCGGTAGACCCGGAACGCCAGGAACACCGGCAATCCCAGCTCAACCAGGATACCCCGGCACACCCGGCAGACCCGGAACTCCAGGAACACCGGCAATCCCAGCTCAACCAGGATACCCCGGCACACCCGGTAGACCTGGCACCCCCGGTACTCCGGCAATCCCAGCTCAACCAGGATACCCCGGCACACCCGGTAAACCCGGAACGCCAGGAACACCGGCAATCCCAGCTCAACCAGGATACCCAGGCACACCCGGCAGACCTGGCACACCTGGTACTCCGGCAATCCCAGCTCAACCGGGATATCCAGGCACACCCGGCAGACCGGGCACCCCTGGTACTCCAGCGATCCCAGCTCAACCAGGATACCCTGGCACACCTGGCAGACCTGGCACCCCTGGTACTCCGGCAATCCCAGCTCAACCAGGATACCCAGGCACACCCGGCAGACCTGGCACACCTGGTACTCCGGCAATCCCAGCTCAACCGGGATATCCAGGCACACCCGGCAGACCTGGCACCCCTGGTACTCCGGCAATCCCAGCTCAACCAGGATACCCTGGCACACCTGGCAGACCTGGCACCCCTGGTACTCCGGCAATCCCAGCTCAACCAGGATACCCCGGCACACCCGGCAGACCCGGAACTCCAGGAACACCGGCAATTCCAGCTCAACCAGGATACCCCGGCACACCCGGCAGACCGGGCACCCCTGGTACTCCAGCGATCCCAGCTCAACCAGGATACCCCGGCACACCCGGCAGACCTGGCACCCCTGGTACTCCGGCAATCCCAGCTCAACCAGGGTACCCAGGCACACCCGGCAGACCTGGTACCCCTGGTACTCCAGCAATCCCAGCTCAACCGGGATACCCCGGCACACCCGGCAGACCTGGAACGCCAGGAACACCGGCAATCCCAGCTCAACCAGGATACCCCGGCACACCCGGCAGACCTGGTACCCCTGGTACTCCAGCAATCCCAGCTCAACCGGGATACCCCGGCACACCCGGCAGACCTGGAACGCCAGGAACACCGGCAATCCCAGCTCAACCAGGATACCCCGGCACACCCGGTAGACCTGGCACCCCCGGTACTCCGGCAATCCCAGCTCAACCGGGATACCCCGGCACACCCGGTAGACCCGGAACGCCAGGAACACCGGCAATTCCAGCTCAACCGGGATACCCCGGCACACCCGGTAGACCCGGAACGCCAGGAACACCGGCAATCCCAGCTCAACCAGGATACCCCGGCACACCCGGCAGACCCGGAACTCCAGGAACACCGGCAATTCCAGCTCAACCAGGATACCCCGGCACACCCGGTAGACCTGGCACCCCCGGTACTCCGGCAATCCCAGCTCAACCAGGATACCCCGGCACACCCGGTATACCCGGAACTCCAGGAACACCGGCAATTCCAGCTCAACCAGGATACCCCGGCACACCCGGCAGACCTGGCACCCCTGGTACTCCGGCAATCCCAGCTCAACCAGGGTACCCAGGCACACCCGGCAGACCTGGCACCCCTGGTACTCCAGCAATCCCAGCTCAACCGGGATACCCCGGCACACCCGGTAAACCCGGAACTCCAGGAACACCAGCGATTCCAGCTCAACCAGGATACCCCGGCACACCCGGTAGACCTGGCACCCCCGGTACTCCGGCAATCCCAGCTCAACCAGGATACCCCGGCACACCCGGTAAACCCGGAACTCCAGGAACACCAGCGATTCCAGCTCAACCAGGATACCCCGGCACACCCGGTAGACCTGGCACCCCCGGTACTCCGGCAATCCCAGCTCAACCAGGATACCCCGGCACACCCGGTAAACCCGGAACTCCAGGAACACCAGCAATTCCAGCTCAACCAGGATACCCAGGCATACCCGGCAGACCTGGAACGCCAGGAACACCGGCGATCCCAGCTCAACCAGGATACCCAGGCACACCCGGCAGACCTGGAACGCCAGGAACACCGGCAATCCCAGCTCAACCAGGATACCCTGGCACACCCGGCAGACCTGGAACGCCAGGAACACCGGCAATCCCAGCTCAACCAGGATACCCTGGCACACCCGGTAGACCCGGAACTCCAGGAACACCGGCAATCCCAGCTCAACCAGGATACCCTGGCACACCCGGTAGACCCGGAACTCCAGGAACACCGGCAATTCCAGCTCAACCAGGATACCCAGGCATACCCGGCAGACCTGGAACGCCAGGAACACCGGCTATTCCAGCTCAACCAGGATACCCCGGCACACCCGGCAGACCTGGCACCCCTGGTACTCCAGCGATCCCAGCTCAACCAGGATACCCCGGCACACCTGGCAGACCTGGCACCCCTGGTACCCCGGCAATCCCAGCTCAACCAGGATACCCTGGCACACCCGGTAGACCCGGAACTCCAGGAACACCGGCAATCCCAGCTCAACCAGGATACCCTGGCACACCCGGTAGACCCGGAACTCCAGGAACACCGGCAATCCCAGCTCAACCAGGATACCCCGGCACACCCGGTAGACCCGGAACTCCAGGAACACCGGCAATTCCAGCTCAACCAGGATACCCAGGCACACCCGGCAGACCTGGCACACCTGGTACTCCGGCAATCCCAGCTCAACCAGGATACCCTGGCACACCCGGTAGACCTGGCACACCTGGTACACCGGCAATCCCAGCTCAACCAGGATACCCTGGCACACCCGGTAGACCCGGAACTCCAGGAACACCTGCAATTCCAGCTCAACCAGGATACCCTGGCACACCCGGTAGACCCGGAACTCCAGGAACACCGGCAATTCCAGCTCAACCAGGATACCCCGGCACACCCGGTAGACCCGGAACTCCAGGAACACCGGCAATTCCAGCTCAACCAGGATACCCCGGCACACCCGGTAGACCCGGAACTCCAGGAACACCGGCAATTCCAGCTCAACCAGGATACCCCGGCACACCTGGCAGACCTGGCACCCCTGGTACTCCGGCAATCCCAGCTCAACCAGGATACCCTGGCACACCCGGCAGACCTGGCACCCCTGGTACTCCGGCAATCCCAGCTCAACCAGGATACCCTGGCACACCCGGCAGACCTGGCACCCCTGGTACTCCGGCAATCCCAGCTCAACCAGGATACCCCGGCACACCTGGCAGACCTGGCACCCCTGGTACCCCGGCAATCCTAGCTCAACCAGGATACCCTGGCACACCTGGCAGACCTGGCACCCCTGGTACTCCGGCAATCCCAGCTCAACCAGGATACCCTGGCACACCCGGCAGACCTGGAACCCCTGGTACTCCGGCAATCCCAGCTCAACCAGGATACCCTGGCACACCCGGCAGACCTGGCACCCCTGGTACTCCGGCAATCCCAGCTCAACCAGGATACCCTGGCTCACCCGGTAGACCCGGAACTCCAGGAACACCAGCAATTCCAGCTCAACCAGGATACCCCGGCACACCCGGTAGACCCGGAACTCCAGGAACACCGGCAATTCCCGCTCAACCGGGATATCCCGGTACGTAATACAATTGGACATCATTTCTGtaattgtcgaaaaaaatccATGTCACTGCTTTTGTTGTTAATATTATCAAGCTCGGAGCATCGTTTTTGCAGAACGCTTGATTACGAAGGGATTGGACATATCGCTTTCGccgaatgaataatatttcctATTTTCCAACAACATTGAAATCCGTCACTCACCTGTCAAAATATGATCGAAATTTCCGGGTAAACGTCCAACAGAAATTGGTTTAGCTAAATTAACCATATCATTAGTGGAATCAGATCATGCAACAGTTATTGGGTGTTGTATGAACAGAATATCCGTACAGTATCAACAGTTAATTCAAGCGGAATGGCAAAACGTAATAAGTATTTTATGTCACATGTCTACAAAACGATAATATCAAATCAACATTCCATGTATGATAGGACGCATACGTTGCAACAGTTCTCATGTTCAggatttgatattttcattttgttgaaTCGTCCCAATTTCTGTTCATGAATCAACTGTCAAACCTGTTATTCACCTGTCAAAAAACGAAGAGAGTTTTCTAGTCACCGCCCAACAGTAATGGATTTTGTTGAACTGATAGGGTTACTTTTTCGGACATTCCAAGACAAGTGAAACATATTGAAATCAACAGATTTTTTCTTAACCGTGTAGGAAAACCTGGAACTCCGGGAACACCCGCGATTCCAGCCCAACCTGGATATCCTGGCAGTCCTGGTTAGTGGAATCTACAAGTCCTTGCATGCCGCAATGCATTTCTCCGGTTTTTCTGATCTCACGCAACCGATCATACATGTTTCAGGCTATCCTGGTTACCCTGGCTATCCTAGCTATCCAGAGCCTGGTTATCCCGGTTATCCCGGCTATCCCGGCTATCCAGAGCCAGGTACACAACCGGAACCTGGATATCCTGGCTATCCTGGTTACCCTGGGGCACCAAACGGTCCGATTGGCGGAATAGGGCCTGAAGGGCCTGTAGGTGGTATCGGCGGCGACGGTGGCATTGGAGGTGATGGCGGCGTTGGCGGCGAAGGTGGCGTTGGGCCCGACGGTCCGGATGGTCCTTGGCCAACAGGTCCCCCAGGGCCAGATGGACCGTGGCCTGGTGATCCAGACTATGTTCCTCGAGCACAACCTACACAGCGTCCATCGTATTTCAACAAACAGAACGTTCCATACACTCCCATCACTGCCGGATCTTTTATCGAATCGAAATATCCAGAATCCAAAAAACTCACATCCGATTCTATGTATAATTCTCCAACTAGGCAGCTCAGCTCCGCAAATGGAAACTCCGAAGGTACAAAGAAAACAGCCAGTAATCAAGGCttgatcgaaaaattcaaGCAATCAAATCAATTGCCAAAATCAGGCTATACCGAACCTCAGGTGCAACCTGGTAAAGGTCAATTTAATTATCTCGAGCAAGGCTTCAACGAGGTTAACAGATACTTTGAGAATACCAATAATTTACAGACGCAGCAGGTCAAGCAAGGATTCCAAATTCCGCCGAACAGAGTCAATGAAGGTAGACCAGTAGGTCGTCCAGTGCAGCCCGAATTATCTGGAAATCCAGTGAACGGGCAATTCATATCGCATCAAGATAGCCGTGAACAAATCAACGAATACCAAAAAGCCGACGGCAGCATAGAGACAAACGGTAAACCCGGTACATCTGAACCAGATGTTTATCAATTTGACTTTCGGCGGAAGCAGGGCCTGTACTCTGAAAAACATAACTATGAGGCAAACAAACGGTTTGAACAGAAACAGATTGACGCAAATTTTACAAAGCCAGTAGGTCAACCAGATAAAGGGCAAACTGGACTAGCTCCCATATCTGGTAGACCAGGCAAAAAAATGCAGCTTGACGAATTTCAACAACTCGAAACATCTGACAAAACAAATCCTGATACTGAATCGATCCAGCCAGCTGCTCCCACATCCTCAACGCCGTTTGAGCGAGATCCTACTATCGGAGCCATCGGCGTGCAACCGCCCCGCTCTCAACAAAGTAAACCAGTTCCACTTTCCATAGGACCAGATCCACAAGCTTGCCCATGTTATCTAGTCGAATCTAATACCACTTCGTCACTGACGACGACTAGCACCACGCCAACTCCTTTAATCGGCCAATTAGGCTTTATACCTGTTGTCTTTGTCCCATTCTGTCCTGGTGAAAAAGCAgacagtgaaaaaatgaagtcAATATTTCCGACTGCCACCCCAGTTCCGTATCCTTGTGACGTCTGTGGACCACATGAAGCAAAGATAACGACACAGTACCTTGACTTGAATCAGCTTGGTAGTCTTAAGCATCTAAAAGAAGCTTTGAGCCAGGCGAAACTTGGACTCTTGAACATCCCTATCGACAGGCGCCTTCTCAGACGAAAGGtcaagagaatgaaaatagaatgaTAATTTAAGCTAGAAAAATATTGCTCTTCTTTTTGTACAGCACGACGTAGAGTTCATTGAGTAAATCAAATAGAGGCTGGTTGACGTGGAAATGGTGAGAGTGCCCGTCCGTCAGCTGCTGGACAGCTGATGGATGGCCAGGTAGAGGTTATTGGTGCCGGGGCTATTTTCTTCATCTGACTATTGGAGCGAGGATTCACGTGCCTTCCAGCTCACCATTTCTCCGTAAATCAACGCCTAAAATCAACTTTCTTCGTAAGAACCATGTTGTATTCTTTAAAGTAAGTTCACGTATTTACCATTCGACcatgtaaaataaatgaataagcTGCTGCACCCCGTAGTGTCGTATACTATGGACGTCAGATCGTTAAGTAATTTTGTAATACCATTTGTCCAATATTtgtgtatgtacgtgtatCACGCTCCTGAACGTGAGGACAAATGACAAacgtttataaataaatgatacattttttgaatGCACAATTGGATCTAG from Neodiprion lecontei isolate iyNeoLeco1 chromosome 1, iyNeoLeco1.1, whole genome shotgun sequence includes these protein-coding regions:
- the LOC107222815 gene encoding collagen alpha-2(IV) chain isoform X4: MHGRNKAALCTLVIAALVLQITKAQTDSEGEELVYDISDTQKTQYLNQNFDTSAYNYGYEVSPDGQFHHEVHGPDGVTYGCYGYVNPFGKLTATFYLSDGWGYRIVRPGDNVELFLHKHEHHENHEHGDHDDDGHDHEDHHNHHDHHGILTAWKDLYFPPVCGQFESTNEKPITFQPGRPTIPNAPSQGGDGEPSRPVGFPARPGTPGSPGTAAQPGYPGTPGRPGTPDTPAIPAQPGYPGTPGRPGTPGTPAIPAQPGYPGTPGRPGTPGTPAIPAQPGYPGTPGRPGTPGTPAIPAQPGYPGTPGRPGTPGTPAIPAQPGYPGTPGRPGTPGTPAIPAQPGYPGTPGRPGTPGTPAIPAQPGYPGTPGRPGTPGTPAIPAQPGYPGTPGRPGTPGTPAIPAQPGYPGTPGRPGTPGTPAIPAQPGYPGTPGKPGTPGTPAIPAQPGYPGTPGRPGTPGTPAIPAQPGYPGTPGRPGTPGTPAIPAQPGYPGTPGRPGTPGTPAIPAQPGYPGTPGRPGTPGTPAIPAQPGYPGTPGRPGTPGTPAIPAQPGYPGTPGRPGTPGTPAIPAQPGYPGTPGRPGTPGTPAIPAQPGYPGTPGRPGTPGTPAIPAQPGYPGTPGRPGTPGTPAIPAQPGYPGTPGRPGTPGTPAIPAQPGYPGTPGRPGTPGTPAIPAQPGYPGTPGRPGTPGTPAIPAQPGYPGTPGRPGTPGTPAIPAQPGYPGTPGRPGTPGTPAIPAQPGYPGTPGRPGTPGTPAIPAQPGYPGTPGRPGTPGTPAIPAQPGYPGTPGKPGTPGTPAIPAQPGYPGTPGRPGTPGTPAIPAQPGYPGTPGRPGTPGTPAIPAQPGYPGTPGRPGTPGTPAIPAQPGYPGTPGRPGTPGTPAIPAQPGYPGTPGRPGTPGTPAIPAQPGYPGTPGRPGTPGTPAIPAQPGYPGTPGRPGTPGTPAIPAQPGYPGTPGRPGTPGTPAIPAQPGYPGTPGRPGTPGTPAIPAQPGYPGTPGRPGTPGTPAIPAQPGYPGTPGRPGTPGTPAIPAQPGYPGTPGKPGTPGTPAIPAQPGYPGTPGRPGTPGTPAIPAQPGYPGTPGRPGTPGTPAIPAQPGYPGTPGRPGTPGTPAIPAQPGYPGTPGRPGTPGTPAIPAQPGYPGTPGRPGTPGTPAIPAQPGYPGTPGRPGTPGTPAIPAQPGYPGTPGRPGTPGTPAIPAQPGYPGTPGRPGTPGTPAIPAQPGYPGTPGRPGTPGTPAIPAQPGYPGTPGRPGTPGTPAIPAQPGYPGTPGRPGTPGTPAIPAQPGYPGTPGRPGTPGTPAIPAQPGYPGTPGRPGTPGTPAIPAQPGYPGTPGRPGTPGTPAIPAQPGYPGTPGRPGTPGTPAIPAQPGYPGTPGRPGTPGTPAIPAQPGYPGTPGRPGTPGTPAIPAQPGYPGTPGRPGTPGTPAIPAQPGYPGTPGIPGTPGTPAIPAQPGYPGTPGRPGTPGTPAIPAQPGYPGTPGRPGTPGTPAIPAQPGYPGTPGKPGTPGTPAIPAQPGYPGTPGRPGTPGTPAIPAQPGYPGTPGKPGTPGTPAIPAQPGYPGTPGRPGTPGTPAIPAQPGYPGTPGKPGTPGTPAIPAQPGYPGIPGRPGTPGTPAIPAQPGYPGTPGRPGTPGTPAIPAQPGYPGTPGRPGTPGTPAIPAQPGYPGTPGRPGTPGTPAIPAQPGYPGTPGRPGTPGTPAIPAQPGYPGIPGRPGTPGTPAIPAQPGYPGTPGRPGTPGTPAIPAQPGYPGTPGRPGTPGTPAIPAQPGYPGTPGRPGTPGTPAIPAQPGYPGTPGRPGTPGTPAIPAQPGYPGTPGRPGTPGTPAIPAQPGYPGTPGRPGTPGTPAIPAQPGYPGTPGRPGTPGTPAIPAQPGYPGTPGRPGTPGTPAIPAQPGYPGTPGRPGTPGTPAIPAQPGYPGTPGRPGTPGTPAIPAQPGYPGTPGRPGTPGTPAIPAQPGYPGTPGRPGTPGTPAIPAQPGYPGTPGRPGTPGTPAIPAQPGYPGTPGRPGTPGTPAIPAQPGYPGTPGRPGTPGTPAILAQPGYPGTPGRPGTPGTPAIPAQPGYPGTPGRPGTPGTPAIPAQPGYPGTPGRPGTPGTPAIPAQPGYPGSPGRPGTPGTPAIPAQPGYPGTPGRPGTPGTPAIPAQPGYPGKPGTPGTPAIPAQPGYPGSPGYPGYPGYPSYPEPGYPGYPGYPGYPEPGTQPEPGYPGYPGYPGAPNGPIGGIGPEGPVGGIGGDGGIGGDGGVGGEGGVGPDGPDGPWPTGPPGPDGPWPGDPDYVPRAQPTQRPSYFNKQNVPYTPITAGSFIESKYPESKKLTSDSMYNSPTRQLSSANGNSEGTKKTASNQGLIEKFKQSNQLPKSGYTEPQVQPDAAGQARIPNSAEQSQ
- the LOC107222815 gene encoding collagen alpha-2(IV) chain isoform X3 — protein: MHGRNKAALCTLVIAALVLQITKAQTDSEGEELVYDISDTQKTQYLNQNFDTSAYNYGYEVSPDGQFHHEVHGPDGVTYGCYGYVNPFGKLTATFYLSDGWGYRIVRPGDNVELFLHKHEHHENHEHGDHDDDGHDHEDHHNHHDHHGILTAWKDLYFPPVCGQFESTNEKPITFQPGRPTIPNAPSQGGDGEPSRPVGFPARPGTPGSPGTAAQPGYPGTPGRPGTPDTPAIPAQPGYPGTPGRPGTPGTPAIPAQPGYPGTPGRPGTPGTPAIPAQPGYPGTPGRPGTPGTPAIPAQPGYPGTPGRPGTPGTPAIPAQPGYPGTPGRPGTPGTPAIPAQPGYPGTPGRPGTPGTPAIPAQPGYPGTPGRPGTPGTPAIPAQPGYPGTPGRPGTPGTPAIPAQPGYPGTPGRPGTPGTPAIPAQPGYPGTPGKPGTPGTPAIPAQPGYPGTPGRPGTPGTPAIPAQPGYPGTPGRPGTPGTPAIPAQPGYPGTPGRPGTPGTPAIPAQPGYPGTPGRPGTPGTPAIPAQPGYPGTPGRPGTPGTPAIPAQPGYPGTPGRPGTPGTPAIPAQPGYPGTPGRPGTPGTPAIPAQPGYPGTPGRPGTPGTPAIPAQPGYPGTPGRPGTPGTPAIPAQPGYPGTPGRPGTPGTPAIPAQPGYPGTPGRPGTPGTPAIPAQPGYPGTPGRPGTPGTPAIPAQPGYPGTPGRPGTPGTPAIPAQPGYPGTPGRPGTPGTPAIPAQPGYPGTPGRPGTPGTPAIPAQPGYPGTPGRPGTPGTPAIPAQPGYPGTPGKPGTPGTPAIPAQPGYPGTPGRPGTPGTPAIPAQPGYPGTPGRPGTPGTPAIPAQPGYPGTPGRPGTPGTPAIPAQPGYPGTPGRPGTPGTPAIPAQPGYPGTPGRPGTPGTPAIPAQPGYPGTPGRPGTPGTPAIPAQPGYPGTPGRPGTPGTPAIPAQPGYPGTPGRPGTPGTPAIPAQPGYPGTPGRPGTPGTPAIPAQPGYPGTPGRPGTPGTPAIPAQPGYPGTPGRPGTPGTPAIPAQPGYPGTPGRPGTPGTPAIPAQPGYPGTPGRPGTPGTPAIPAQPGYPGTPGKPGTPGTPAIPAQPGYPGTPGRPGTPGTPAIPAQPGYPGTPGRPGTPGTPAIPAQPGYPGTPGRPGTPGTPAIPAQPGYPGTPGRPGTPGTPAIPAQPGYPGTPGRPGTPGTPAIPAQPGYPGTPGRPGTPGTPAIPAQPGYPGTPGRPGTPGTPAIPAQPGYPGTPGRPGTPGTPAIPAQPGYPGTPGRPGTPGTPAIPAQPGYPGTPGRPGTPGTPAIPAQPGYPGTPGRPGTPGTPAIPAQPGYPGTPGRPGTPGTPAIPAQPGYPGTPGRPGTPGTPAIPAQPGYPGTPGRPGTPGTPAIPAQPGYPGTPGRPGTPGTPAIPAQPGYPGTPGRPGTPGTPAIPAQPGYPGTPGRPGTPGTPAIPAQPGYPGTPGRPGTPGTPAIPAQPGYPGTPGIPGTPGTPAIPAQPGYPGTPGRPGTPGTPAIPAQPGYPGTPGRPGTPGTPAIPAQPGYPGTPGKPGTPGTPAIPAQPGYPGTPGRPGTPGTPAIPAQPGYPGTPGKPGTPGTPAIPAQPGYPGTPGRPGTPGTPAIPAQPGYPGTPGKPGTPGTPAIPAQPGYPGIPGRPGTPGTPAIPAQPGYPGTPGRPGTPGTPAIPAQPGYPGTPGRPGTPGTPAIPAQPGYPGTPGRPGTPGTPAIPAQPGYPGTPGRPGTPGTPAIPAQPGYPGIPGRPGTPGTPAIPAQPGYPGTPGRPGTPGTPAIPAQPGYPGTPGRPGTPGTPAIPAQPGYPGTPGRPGTPGTPAIPAQPGYPGTPGRPGTPGTPAIPAQPGYPGTPGRPGTPGTPAIPAQPGYPGTPGRPGTPGTPAIPAQPGYPGTPGRPGTPGTPAIPAQPGYPGTPGRPGTPGTPAIPAQPGYPGTPGRPGTPGTPAIPAQPGYPGTPGRPGTPGTPAIPAQPGYPGTPGRPGTPGTPAIPAQPGYPGTPGRPGTPGTPAIPAQPGYPGTPGRPGTPGTPAIPAQPGYPGTPGRPGTPGTPAIPAQPGYPGTPGRPGTPGTPAILAQPGYPGTPGRPGTPGTPAIPAQPGYPGTPGRPGTPGTPAIPAQPGYPGTPGRPGTPGTPAIPAQPGYPGSPGRPGTPGTPAIPAQPGYPGTPGRPGTPGTPAIPAQPGYPGKPGTPGTPAIPAQPGYPGSPGYPGYPGYPSYPEPGYPGYPGYPGYPEPGTQPEPGYPGYPGYPGAPNGPIGGIGPEGPVGGIGGDGGIGGDGGVGGEGGVGPDGPDGPWPTGPPGPDGPWPGDPDYVPRAQPTQRPSYFNKQNVPYTPITAGSFIESKYPESKKLTSDSMYNSPTRQLSSANGNSEDAAGQARIPNSAEQSQ